Sequence from the Xiphophorus couchianus chromosome 23, X_couchianus-1.0, whole genome shotgun sequence genome:
ACCTGTCACCTGATAGCTACTGGTGATAGGCAGAGGCAGCCCTGCAAGAAGAAGTAGGTAtaaatgatggatggattttgtCTGTCCTGCGTGGCTCAGTGTTGCTTTGTGATGGACCAGTGACCCATCCATGCCTAACCCTGCAATGATGAAGAAGgcttagaaaataaatggataaatttTAGTTTGAAGGGTCATTCGTTTAATCTGTTTCACAGTCTTGGAAGCCTGTCCAGGGTCTTCTGGTCATTGGACCATTGGAGATATGCACCAGTCCTGCAATGTCTCTGATGAGAATTGGGTAAgcacagaaaatgaatgaatggatattgctttttaaacatttaagtgcTCTTTGGaagaagcttttcttttaaaaaaaagtctagttCAATGTgtatacttttttctttaaaaacaaacccaatAACTTACAATGCCAGTCACCATAACATCAAAACGAACTGCAAATGCTTTGTGAAGACACCGATAATCAGTTCCATCCTCCGTCTTGTAGTATTTGGCAAATCTGGATTCaatgacaaaatatgtttaagaaaaagcaaagtgaaaaaaaaccccaaactacTCAGTACTATAACCTACCTAAAGTTGTAACCTTTGGAGAGGCTGGCATTTTGAAATGGAGCATCCAGTTTAGAGAAAGAGTACGTAGGAACACATGAGTTAACATTATGGTCCAGGTTACATCTCCACTCTATGTTTATTCCTATTTCACCACCCTGTCAAATATAAAGTAAACATCAAAGGTCAAAAGCTGTAAATACTGAACCTGTGGAGTTCAAAATCTACTCTACAGTCCAAAACTATTTGCATGACTAGATCCTTTTTAATAGGGATACAGTATTACATAAATGGAATGAAATACTGACTTTTGACTACAGTATGTTTTGTCCTTCATTTCTATCACTGTATTACAACTGTGCTCTCTGTGCTCTTGAGTACATCTTCACCATAACAGCTTATGACTTGTGtgtttatatagttttttttaaatacagttttcttGTATCAGAAGTTTTCAGCTCTAAAAATTAAGGACAATTTAAACAGTAGGAAAAGTGAGACCTTGTCTGCCAGCAGAGTCACATTCTGCTGAGTTTCATCCAGAATATACCCCACTCGAAAGATGGGACAGAAAGGATCTGTGTTCTTGTCATAGGTGCAATTCTTGATAGATTTTGTTGAAGgaaaattttctctgaaaaataaaaggtttgtgataaaaacattaaaaaagtaaaattttgaaaCTATGCTGATTGAACTGAAGCTGTTTCTTCTTACACTTCTGCTTAACCCTTAATCTGATTTAAGTTAAGAAGATGTTTGTTTGGGGGCTTGTGAATGACCCACCTGCTGACGTTGAAGCGGGGGAAACgaattgtgtttttgatgtaAATGGTGAAGTTCACAAACTCAGGCATTGGTTTGCTGGAGATGGTgataatattaacattttaagtgacagaaacattacaaataagtaatctgtgagtgtgtgtgggggcgggaggggggagggggttgaggggtgtgtgtgtggatcttCGTGTGGCCTAATCTCACATGTCCACTTTGTCATCCTCTGCTGGACACCATCCTTCAATCTCACAGTAACCAGCAGATGTGTTGCATGCCCCTGTAATTAtaccttttaaagaaaataaaattggttATCAATTTGACATTGTCTAATCATTTTAGAATGCTTAAAGAGTCACTTctacaagtgtgtgtgtgtatatacaaGAGCAACAATTGTTACATGATTTCTTCCACAATGGACACCAGAGTAACTGTTACAGGCAGTTGCTGGACCATCTAACAGTAAGTGACAACAGATACAAAGGAATCCTAGCAGATGAGCAAGATTACATTACAACAATCTGAGTAAATTTGATAGGAGTTTCATTTTGGGATTGGAAACAATGGTTGTGGAATGGCACAAATGCATTAATTAAGAACTCGTCATGTAAGGCATGCAGTGTAAAACATGATTACAGATGACATGAGGTGTGTGAATGCCCTCACAGACCAAGGATCCCACAATCCTTAAAGGTTATACTCACCGTCAGCTTGAACAGAGCCAAGATGTTGTAGACAGTCTGCATTTGTGCTGCAATTAAACTCTTTCTCAGTCTGAAATAAACATGGAGACACAACAAGTTTAAGTTGTTTATGACGAAGCTACATTTTATGACAAAGCTAAATTTTTCTGGGTACACACATAGCAAGTAGCATGCAAGATGATTTCAGTAAGATTGCACAGACAGGTGAGTTTTACTGCATAAAGCTTTGCCAGCATCTGGTCTGTAATTTGAGTCATAAGTTGTTGGTGGAACGATTTATATGCAAAAtttctcatgttataagtgTGTCATCTGTgtatttacagattttgttACATGATTCCTTACACACATGATGTGTGTTTAATGACAATCATGAAGGTTTGAAATATGCTAATAAATTAAAGCTTTATCCAAGTGAACTGGTAAACATTGGGAAAATACATGTGTGAACTGTTCCAAATGTGTCACCTCTGAACATCTCCCCTGGAACTGGTTGTCCGTTTTTATGATTTTCGTAATGATGCTAAACACGCCTTCACCCTGAAACACACCAcagcatgtatttttttatttttattaaagtataaATTGAGtctgagtttctgtttttaaaggtGTTTAATTGTGTAGTTGTGTGTTTCACACCTGAGGAGGGTAGATATAATCAGCTACATCCATCACAGCGTTGTTAAGTCTGCCAAATCCTTTCACTTTCGTTATGACTGAGGACTCGGTGGCTGTGTCGGCCACCTGGTAAGCTCTTTCATAGAGGAAGACGTAGCTGCAGGGCAAATGAAACGACATTCAGAGGTTGAGCTCAGTTTCAGATCTTACCTTCAAGTCTAAAACCATTCAACCAAAACTTATGTAAATATCTAGATTTTAGGCAAGAATATAAATTTGATGTGAAACatattgataataaaaataataacgaTTGTTTCGGTGATAATCCAGATGCATCTcagaaaaggaaatgtttgatatcaaacttctgacctttaggtgtttttgtggcttttcctttgaattattttgttaaaacctggatagaatttggacaaagtttatatttgtctataaaatactttaagaGCACgataaacacacaaaagaacaaatttgTATGTATTTCTCCTACATAATTAAAGTGCAAAGAAACTAAAGCAATATCTGTTTTGCGGCAGCGtcgacacaaaaacaaaatacaatttcgagacagaatcacaaaccagAGTGAATACACATTGCAGCTGTCAAGTAATAATTTATCATGGTGAAAAAGCCATTCAAACCAACCTTATCCTatgtgcaaaagtattaatcCTCTAAACTTACAATTGGCAGGAGTATGTAGAGTGCGACACAAGCATCGGAGTTGGGGAAATTGTcagtttttattacatattttagaaaattgtatgacattaaaatatgtatgtCTTGTTGCTTAACTAATGTATTGTTCCAgtgtttttatatacatttttcagtCTTAAATACATCTTGCCCACCTGAGTGGACATGTGAAAAACTATCCTCAGAACTACATGACAAATAATGGAGGTTCAGGTTTCAAGATGAATAGAAAAGGATTTCAAAACATCTGGAGTGAATCTATTTTAACTCATGCATAAACTACAACTTAAgtaaacatataaaaaacagattacTGACCCAACAAAATATGAGATGATGATTAGCTGCATCAGTCGATAAACGATCCCTAAAGGCCAGCTCCTCACCACCACAGACTTGTAGGTTTCGTAGGTCAGGATGCTGGTCAGGCAGCTACACAGTGCTGAAGTCATGGCTGCAGAAATCCTTTGgtctgagaaagaaaaaggccACTTTTTCTCCAGGCATTCAGCCTAAACCTTTGAAAATCAGGGAAACTCTCTCCTGCTTTGGACCAGAAATCATCAGAGTGTCTCTCCTTGGCGTGTCTTCTCTGAAAATCAGTCTCTCCCCTCTGTCATTGGTTAATGACATAAATCAGACCTCACCCTCTTTACTCAAAGGAGCGAGAGGAGGATGTCTATTTCCTTCTTGACCACAAATCCCAGTCTCCCATGCTGCTCTCCACATCTCTGGTTTGAAGTGAAAACACAGCAGCCTCGTGGATGCTTGTAAACACTTAGCCAGCAATCAATACGCCATATATTTCCAGTCATTTCTCTGCTAGTGTATCAAATTCATTTAGCAGGTGTCTCGTATGTTTTATCACCTCACTCCATCAGCTAAGTGTCAGTAATCG
This genomic interval carries:
- the p2rx3a gene encoding P2X purinoceptor 3a → MTSALCSCLTSILTYETYKSVVVRSWPLGIVYRLMQLIIISYFVGYVFLYERAYQVADTATESSVITKVKGFGRLNNAVMDVADYIYPPQGEGVFSIITKIIKTDNQFQGRCSETEKEFNCSTNADCLQHLGSVQADGIITGACNTSAGYCEIEGWCPAEDDKVDIKPMPEFVNFTIYIKNTIRFPRFNVSRENFPSTKSIKNCTYDKNTDPFCPIFRVGYILDETQQNVTLLADKGGEIGINIEWRCNLDHNVNSCVPTYSFSKLDAPFQNASLSKGYNFRFAKYYKTEDGTDYRCLHKAFAVRFDVMVTGIARKFSLIPTVINVIAAVTSVGMGTVLCDLILLHCSKGAQYYKEKKFEEVSEEQIHESLTLKPGSQLSIRRGNSSCNDSGAVSLSTNC